The genomic window TTGTGGCATCTGCAGAACCTAATGTTGTTCGGTTTTTGTTCTGTGTGAACGTTGCACATTGATTCGTTCCAATTTCATCTCGGGGCATAattagaacaatataattagtttgGCTTTGTTCGACGTTTGAATGACTACAAAGTATCTAAGTTGCataagttatactgttagggctcaactgaggtAGTTCTCACCacgttgttccgattttggtttgTGAACGTTACATCGATTCATATTCCCTAAATTACACTCCGGGGCCATATACGAAAGCTATTACTCCTGTTTCGATAGCAACTGAGAAAAAGTTCTCTTGGCACAAGCTATACTGTTGTGGAGCAACTGAGTACTCTATGTTGTTCCAGTGTTTGGTTCTTTTGAACGTTGACATTGATGTCGTCCAAATTTAAcgctctcggggcataataagAACAGTATAATAGGTTGGGGCTTTGTTAAGATTGAAGGTAAAAAGTACTCGTTCAAAAGTTACATACCTGTCAGGCTCAAgctgagtagtctaacgttgttcGATTTTCCGGTTCTTGTGAAGCGTTGATCATCGATCGTTCCACAATTTTACACCTCTCGAGGCAAATACGAAAGCTATTACTCCTTGTCCCTAGAATGAGATAAGTACTCGTTGCAATAGTTATGACTGTTGTGGTGCAatctgagtagtctaatgttgttcccgGTTTGGTTCTTGGGAACGTTGACATTGATCTCGTTCGAAATTTACACCTCGTCCGGGGCACTAATAGAACAATTAATTAGGTTTGGCTGGCTTTGTCGAttgaaatgagaaaaagtactcgttgcaatgGTTATTGTGTTTGGCCGCAAGAGTAGTCCAATGTTGTTCGCGGTTTGGTTCTCGTGAACGTCTGGACATCGATTCGTTCTCAAAAACAAATTTGCACTCACTCGTGCGGTATAATAGGAAAGCTattactccttgttcgatagatAAAACAAAGTTACTCGTTGTGAAAAGTATACTGTTGTGGGCAACCTGAGGATCCTAAATGTTGTTCCAATTTTGGTTCTTGTTGAATGCTtaacatcgattcgttccaaatttagcACTCTCGGGGTggaataatagaacaatataattaggtttggGTCtgtgttcgattgaatgagaaaaagtactacttgcaaagttatactgttagggctcaattgagtagtctaacgttgtaagataccggacttctaaagttatgaagttacggtgtacctTTAAATGGTTCCGTTGagttgcggtgtaatgtaacataccggattttaaatataaaaataaaaataaataaaaatagtgtgagatactatttttattgaatttagaggaTCAgaacataagtcagaaatgacttgtgctgaaatcgagatgaaaacagaagatctagaattttctgttggaaacgggacagataaattagcagaaaatgcacagtctcagaaaattctaaaaactggaggataagtcaggaatatttttatgaggctagatttgaagtttcatatttttctgacacccatagagtgagaaataaaatcaaactgctatctgctaaagattacagttcggtacagttttcagtgaccaaatggggtcgaaactgaaatattaaaatttctttggacttattacgttaaaccgagcctgcctgtcaaatttgagcgcaaacggacattcagaagggctccggcgaagaATAAACTGCCCGAAGTGAATAGTGTACTGTTGAGGGACTACAGTGTAAAATGGGATTAAATccctttctccttctcctccttcagcCGTagcacacgcacacacacacatgccgCACACACCTTcgacacacacacgcatggaaggaaagagagaaacctctttctctctctagatctcacCCAAAAAtagatggatttggtggagaagcaagcttggaagttgatctCCATCTCCTTCAACTTCCTAATCACCATTGGAGCatgctttgaaggtaagcttcaaaacccCTTTAATGGCATCTCTTTATAGTTTGAGTTTTAAGCTTTAAAATTGGATTTAGATGTATTCTAGCATGCCAAATAGATGATTAAAGCTTGAATCAAAGATCAATTTGGTGGATTATTGCCTAGTTAtaaacctagggttcaaaatgcaatttttggaaacgtgagggtttgatctcatttgactctctgtaaacctaattgataggtcactgaacgcgccggaagcgacggttcggcgattcgtcgagccggtgcaaagttattaaagaaacggacgttaggcttcgttttagcctggagggccgaggcgacttcGTATACTCGTGAAAACGAATTTGAGGCATCGTgacaagaaaccgaagacctataattttcggatcgcggatcggagatcgttcggtggtcgcgcgcggattgggtcaagccgtgcggcgtgcgccgcgggtggctgattgcaagtgacgacgagcaatcggaacgctataaaaggtgggtggtgaccatcccgaagcagttgaactccTCCCTATGTCTGAGTTATACATTGATCAATttgcatattgacatcttgcattaAGGGTGATAGTTGATGATTGgtcctgtatatatatatatatattgcatgcttcttggtagaataatgtatttggtTTAGCAATTgtatctagcatgcttgaggtttatatatatgatgtgaaACCCTATGATATCTGATAAGTATGGATGAGAACCTAGTGTATTACAAACTAGTGTaatgagaacgagtggcatcttgTTAACAATGAAaccagaacgagtggcatctagctAGTATGAAAATGATATTGAAATTGAGAACCTAGTGTAGTCGAAACACTTGAGATTGAGTATTAGAATACTTGATACTATGATGACACCAACCTTAGTTGGTAGGATGTTCCCAGTTCGTGAGATTGATcgagctcacatagcctgtctgcgcttgtcggggtcgctccccacaggCNaccagaacgagtggcatctagctAGTATGAAAATGATATTGAAATTGAGAACCTAGTGTAGTCGAAACACTTGAGATTGAGTATTAGAATACTTGATACTATGATGACACCAACCTTAGTTGGTAGGATGTTCCCAGTTCGTGAGATTGATcgagctcacatagcctgtctgcgcttgtcggggtcgctccccacaggCTGTGTACTCCGGAGGTTGACACTCGAGGGGGCTAACGTATTTGCCCTTGGACTAACGtatctgtccgcaggcggtctcgggggtagTCGAGCAGCTGGACTTCGCCCCTAGGAGATTTACGAAAGTGAGACTGAGAATATGATTGGGTGACCTAATGTATAGTTTCATTGTTGAGCATATTAGCATGGTAGCTAGCCTTTCTATCagtttcatgcattcattatatcggattgaggcatagttagatgttCACATTTGTACTTATTATCATTACAGTAGATGCTTTCAGTTacacctatctatctatctacctatctgTCTTCCTGTGCCtccttagacctagtggggagatcggcggagtcggcggccgaacccactgggaactatggaagatagttctcacccccattttattACAGGACCGAGTTCGTGTGTGCCAgctgaggatcgcggtaagggcttagcgccctagaggTTGCATTAGCttactttcctattttgcattagagttaccctatttatgtttgagagtagatgatgtataggatgtgagctATTTCGAGATGAATGTAAAGTAATATTTATACTTTGGAAAGATGTAAGCTTTGTATTATGTTTTAGAAGCTTGATGTATGATCAAGTTGTAATATAatggttgaatggatgtaataggtagaatgtatctctctctcttttattcacttgtatgttgaTTACTCGTGATGCTTACTCTTGAATGcttagcactgtttgtgctctcgctatcgttgtatgatcatgtatgtaatcaagtgtatttcctggggacttgtgtacatgatctcgtcgcttttgccttgggcggacaggggagactctgtccgttcggcgtccgttcgccgcgcccgatccggaccaaattggtagcgagctcggggcgggggcgtgacagttgtggtatcagagagagttaagagcaagcaaagagagagtctaggatggacctaggaaaccctaagacggtgaaccctaaggttataggtgcgtgagtggacGTGAACCTTTGTCGAGTGGCGGAAGTTGAATCAATTGGGTCAAGTTGGTAAACCTCTAAGatggatattagaggtagattcatgGTTCTGTTTATTCTCACACGAGAGTCttcatgttggatgcatacaacaTGAAATCGAGTGGTAAGAATAGGCACCCTtgtgtgactttcgcccgatttgagtcgcgTTGTCTAGTTGTTGCGACGAGGTTAACAGGTTAACGTAATTGACCGAGTTGTtgtgtttcaggagctaatggcaccaaGGAGACACTACGTGCGTAGATCCGTCCCGGCACCGCCTCCCGAGGTGCCTGAACGAGCTGAGTCAAGCGAAGTGCAAGAGCTGCGGGCACAGATGACTGTGCTAGTTGGTGTGATTCAACGCCAAGGAGGTCAGATCGAGCGGCTCCAAGAGCTTTTGGAGCGACAAGTGGCGACGGTGGCCGTGACGGCAACTGAAGGCCATGGTCCGTCTGCGCCCTCGGCTCGCGCGCCTAATGCGCATGAGGGCGTGAGTATTTTGGTGGCTCCGGCGGTGGCGCATCCCCTGCCGGCTAGTGTTCCTCTGGCGGCTTCGGGTCCTACGATACTCGATGCGGCAGCTGGGGAGGTGAGGCAGGAACGCGAGGCGTTCAAGAAGTGTGGAGTAAAGAAGCGGCCTGGCAGTAGTTCGGGGGAACAATCTAGTTCACAAAAGGCCCCGAAGTACCGGAGGAGACGATCTGTTAGCCGAGGACCTTTGCGGTGTAAATTTTGCAGTGGAAAGCATCGCGCAGGAACTTGTGAGCATCGGGCGGGACGGTGCTTCAGGTGTGGCCAGGCGGGGCATATAGCCTGGCAGTGCCCAGAAGGAGTGCCACGTGCCCCGTCAGTTGCATCCACCCCAGAGATTCAGCGACAGTTTGGTGGAGTTCCGTCTGCTGCTGCCGTATCTGCggggtgtgtgatttgtggaggatCCNggaaccggtccttgcctgagagaccggtccccgagagaccggtccttgaccgagagaccggttcccgagagctggattctcgagacttagccaaatttcggctaatctcactgggccaacgttcgggaaccggtccctcactaccagggaccggtctcatcagagacccccgcagcccagcctgatgggaccggtccctccctgccagggaccggtccccgagagcatttctgctccagtgcagatttttgcactggtgctctcgcggacctttctttaatgcactttatgcattataatcaccttcggactttccgaagcttacacaatcgacaactagtcgattccaGTCGAAGTCCAATCCTcgtattttgagaattcacttcctcacagaTATGGTTGCCCCTTGCGCTATGGACGACCCCTGCCGATGGCGACAGCATTTTCCTCTCTAGGACAAATGGTTGACGTGCAGCCTTCGGCACAGTCTGGGGAGCGAGGGGTGGTAATTGGGCAACCGAAGAGTTCGCAGGGAGCGCTAAGCGGCCCTGGATACGCGGCACGAGTTGAGGAACCTGCTGCTGTTGGTGATGTCACcgcaggtatgatttaattaagTAATCGTACCCTTCAGCATGATGTGGTTTTGAGCAATTGCATGCATTTGCTTTGTGGCCTTTTACTACTATTTACATGTTAGTATAGTAGAGACCAGGGCATAGGTTGGTGCAGCTACCCTAGCATGCGTAAGTTGTAGTGGTATGTCACCTAAAGGAATTGGTGATTGGTCAGTACCGGCGAGTTGCTGGTGACGAACCGAGAGCGAGGCCCCTTTGGGATCTGTGCATTGTAGAGTGAGACAGGGTACACCTTGCCATGCGTTGCTTGTAACGCAAAGGTGTAGTGGTGAGGCATTCGGCGGAATCGAttgcctagtctccctcctatggaCTAGGACGAGTTCGGGGATTGATATTCTCCGTTTACTTCCCCGACGGTGAGAGGGAAAAGCTTTAGGAAAGGTTCCCCAAAGCTGCGGCAGTTAAACTGCCCTGTGAGACGATACGAGAGGGAATTCTCCCGTGTCGTGAATTGTGTCCCGAacgtagtgcgggatgacaaggTTATGGCCGATTTCCTTGTGCGGAGATTTCGACCGGGCGTTGTCGAGATTGTGCacgtaaggaagtgaattctcgaaatacgaggattggacttcgtgtggaatcgaccaagggtcgtgttggtgtgcTNCTTCGAAAAGTCGAAGATGTCTAAGTCACCGAAGGTGCGTTGGAGTTGAAGTCCACGAGAGCAAGTAGTGCAGACCTGTACTTGGCggagtttgctctcggggaccggtccctggcagggagagaccggtccccgtagctgatagGTGcagggttgcttgatgcaactgGTCCCTAGGCCAGAGGGTTCGGTCCCCCGTGCGCGAAGTCAGTTagaagatgtaagctttatattatgttttggaagcttaatgtataatcaaaatatataaaggttgaatgaatgtaatagataaaatgtatctctcttttattcacttgtatgttggttactcgtgatgcttgctcttggttgtttagcactgtttgtgctctcgctatcgttgtatgatcatgtatgtaatcaagtgtatctcctgggaacttgtgtgcatgatctcgttgtttagccttgggcggacaggggagatgctgtccgttcggcgtccgctcgctgcgcccgaaccggaccaaattggtagcggcctcggggcgggggcgtgacattcttgctctttgttgttgacactgtttgtgccctgttgatcgtgtatgtttgaatttatttattctgggcaaattcttatacatgatcaggttgtgagccttgggcgggtagGGGAGTTGCTccccgttcggcgtctgttcgatgcacccgagccgtgccaaattggtaatggtctcagggcgtgacatGTCTGTTCGGCGcctgttcgacgtgctcggaCCGGCCAAATtgatcggtcccggggcgtgacaaagagcttacctctaacaAGCTTTCCTCCTaagcaaaggaagaagaagaagaagctccacCTCCTAGTActtttctccaccttctcctcctcttggTTCCACTattaggagaaagagagagcttagagagagagagagtttactTTTCTCTTTGGTTGCAAAATGTGAGGAAGAGTAAGAGGGAAGAGGGACCATCACCCCTAAATAGCCCCTACCTTCACATAATTGCATAAAACACCCTCTACTCTTCTTTTCATGCACTGTCCAAACTGGGCGTTTTTtggctacggggtccggaccctgcagaGGGTCCCCACCCCGAGAGCATCACTTCTGCGAAAATTTGCAGAATTGCAGCATcatgctctccaaggtcctctaCAACCCCCTCCCCCCCTCGTCGAGCCATTTCGACGCGTTCGAGCCTTTCCAAAGCGTCCGGAAGCGATCAActccgcactttggtcaatttcaACCGAGGTTCGGTTTCATGCATCGAGGATTCATTACCTTACACTGATTGTTTCGGATAGTACCCCCCCAACTCTTATGATGCCGAAGTGCGAGAATCCAAGCCTCGTGATTTATGGACGTCGTTTCGACTCGACCCAATGTAAACAAACCAAGAACTGTCCTTTTTCTCAACGACTCGCCACATGCCCGTAGGAACTCCGATTTGAGTTGCCCACCGTGTCagttttaccctcaattagaTTTACATAGgcttaatttagatcaaaacccaccatgatcaaaagccctctttgaaaccctaaaaaaaCCCTCATATGGCATAAAATCCAACTCTCATGGTAGTTTATGCAATAACATGGATTAAAATCACCTAAGGTTCCAATACAACTCATTTCTAAGGGATTATACgaaaaccctaactcaaaacTCTCAAAATCTATGAGGCTTACCTCAAACTCAAGCTTCTTCTCAAGCTAATGGTGAAGAAGATGGtagcttcacctccaagcaagctctccTCCACTATTCTCCACCTCTTAgagcaaaccctagaagagagagagaggtttaaaGAGAGAAGCTCTTCACTTTCGTTGGTGGTGTGAGGGGAAGTGAAGGAAATGAGTTAAGAACCCATCCATATACTCCACCACGTACACAATTGCACCTAGCCACTCACACATCACACTCCCAACTCT from Ananas comosus cultivar F153 unplaced genomic scaffold, ASM154086v1, whole genome shotgun sequence includes these protein-coding regions:
- the LOC109704107 gene encoding uncharacterized protein LOC109704107, whose translation is MAPRRHYVRRSVPAPPPEVPERAESSEVQELRAQMTVLVGVIQRQGGQIERLQELLERQVATVAVTATEGHGPSAPSARAPNAHEGVSILVAPAVAHPLPASVPLAASGPTILDAAAGEVRQEREAFKKCGVKKRPGSSSGEQSSSQKAPKYRRRRSVSRGPLRCKFCSGKHRAGTCEHRAGRCFRCGQAGHIAWQCPEGVPRAPSVASTPEIQRQFGGVPSAAAVSAGCVICGGSXNRYGCPLRYGRPLPMATAFSSLGQMVDVQPSAQSGERGVVIGQPKSSQGALSGPGYAARVEEPAAVGDVTAGMI